A single genomic interval of Drosophila virilis strain 15010-1051.87 chromosome 2, Dvir_AGI_RSII-ME, whole genome shotgun sequence harbors:
- the Cpr97Eb gene encoding uncharacterized protein Cpr97Eb translates to MLKMRIKDYLLLLLLAHIAYAQHQDYTTPVPILKQIDKHNDDGSYTYGYEAADKSFKIETKYPNGEVYGKYGYVDDQGKVREIEYGASKRGFEPAGSHINVPPPTLTNSNPYPLGPNEIDDGQYREDPAVYYRDQKYNRPIAASKFSLSDFGRGQQQQQPQYAPAPAPAPARPYYNPTPQYYNPPAPQPRYYQPPAPQPYYAPQQQQQQPYSGQPEQHHPALRNLNIYTGSYSIDYTGRK, encoded by the exons ATGCTAAAAATG CGCATTAAGGATTACCttttgctcttgctgctggcgcacattgcgtatgcgcaacatcAGGATTATACTACGCCCGTGCCGATATTGAAGCAGATCGACAAACACAATGATGACGGTTCATATACCTACGGTTACGAGGCCGCCGATAAGAGTTTCAAAATCGAAACAAAGTATCCGAATGGAGAGGTCTATGGAAAATATGGCTATGTGGATGATCAGGGCAAGGTGCGTGAGATAGAGTATGGGGCGAGTAAGCGTGGCTTTGAGCCCGCTGGCAGTCACATTAATGTGCCGCCGCCAACACTAACGAACAGCAATCCCTATCCGCTGGGACCCAATGAGATAGACGATGGTCAGTACCGTGAAGATCCGGCTGTCTACTACAGGGATCAGAAGTACAATCGCCCCATTGCGGCCAGCAAGTTTAGCCTGAGCGATTTTGGTCgcggacagcagcagcaacagccgcaatatgctccggctccggctccggcacCAGCACGTCCCTATTACAATCCCACGCCGCAGTACTATAACCCTCCTGCACCACAGCCGCGTTACTATCAGCCGCCAGCACCGCAGCCCTACTATgcaccacagcagcagcagcaacagccataTTCTGGCCAGCCGGAGCAACATCATCCGGCGCTGCGTAATCTGAACATCTATACGGGCTCCTACAGCATCGACTATACGGGCAGAAAGTAG
- the LOC6630241 gene encoding circadian clock-controlled protein daywake, translating into MQLHMPVALWFSLLAPLWLAAVQAQQFLQEPPAFIKPCLLKDSLSNDCLTANIESLFQHWRNGVPGLHGVGSLDPFRVGRLRIAQRVPPNVDVSVELRNMSTIGLSQAKILNSTTLLNSGQYTLGFHVHLTRINITSNYKLKGHVLLLNLNSAGILSADLDNLEFYVALRMRPQSAEGLVFMNVTAIKTDIVRIDKIRVNLTNLFGGNQELERSANELFNENWRVLFDVLRPVLTETFDAVLQDRFTKIFRYLPAKYLFEDFA; encoded by the exons ATGCAGCTCCATATGCCAGTTGCTCTGTGGTTTAGCCTTCTCGCACCACTGTGGCTTGCTGCGGTGCAAGCGCAACAGTTTTTGCAGGAACCAC CTGCCTTTATCAAGCCATGCCTGTTAAAGGATAGCCTCAGCAACGACTGTTTGACTGCCAACATAGAGAGCCTTTTCCAACACTGGCGTAATG GCGTGCCGGGGCTGCACGGCGTGGGCTCTTTGGATCCATTTCGGGTGGGAAGATTGCGTATTGCCCAGCGTGTGCCACCAAATGTGGATGTGAGTGTGGAGCTGCGCAATATGAGCACAATTGGCCTAAGCCAAGCCAAAATACTGAACAGCAC CACGCTGCTCAACTCTGGTCAGTATACCCTGGGCTTTCATGTGCATCTTACACGGATCAACATCACGAGCAACTATAAGCTGAAGGGAcatgtgctgctgctgaatcTGAACAGCGCTGGCATTTTGAGCGCTGATTTGG ATAATTTGGAGTTCTATGTGGCGCTGAGAATGCGGCCACAGTCGGCGGAGGGACTGGTCTTTATGAATGTCACCGCCATTAAGACGGACATTGTACGCATTGACAAGATACGGGTGAATCTAACGAATCTGTTTGGAGGCAATCAGGAGCTGGAGCGCAGTGCCAACGAGCTCTTCAATGAGAATTGGCGCGTTTTGTTCGATGTGCTGCGTCCGGTGCTGACAGAAACTTTCGATGCGGTCCTCCAGGATcgttttacaaaaatatttcgctATTTGCCAGCAAAGTATTTGTTCGAGGATTTTGCGTAA
- the LOC6630239 gene encoding protein takeout, producing the protein MKGTLAFCCGLLAICHLNGVVAVDYFTEKPSFLPSCRIYEPGFTNCSTHSVQKLLDQLTIGIPEIVASIGTYDPMHVRDIHFKQDNNEVATIKANLTEVIVKGFGSAKIKESRISKKDFSWKTKIFLPKMRLDAKYQMAGRILLIPLSGTGNMFLEMENLDILLRTKTVLYEKGGFTFDNVTSVRVELNMTRVRSHFDNLFNGRSKEVERSTNQFFNDNWRESYEALKPLILETVENIFFDVMSKVFHLIPANFFIEDIPTPQQLYGKVGDKS; encoded by the exons ATGAAAGGCACGCTTGCATTCTGCTGCGGCTTGCTGGCCATTTGTCATTTAAATGGAGTCGTCGCCGTTGACTACTTCACGGAGAAGC CATCGTTTTTGCCATCGTGTCGCATCTATGAGCCGGGCTTTACCAATTGCTCTACGCACAGCGTACAGAAGCTATTGGATCAGCTGACCATTGGCATACCGGAGATAGTGGCCAGCATCGGAACATACGATCCCATGCACGTGAGGGACATTCATTTCAAACAGGATAACAACGAAGTGGCCACCATAAAAGCCAATCTGACCGAGGTGATCGTAAAGGGTTTTGGTAGTGCCAAGATCAAAGAAAGCCG TATAAGCAAAAAGGACTTTAGCTGGAAAACCAAAATCTTTCTGCCCAAAATGCGGCTGGATGCCAAGTATCAGATGGCTGGTCGCATACTTTTAATACCACTAAGTGGTACAGGCAATATGTTCCTAGAGATGG AGAACCTCGACATACTGCTGCGCACCAAGACGGTGCTGTACGAAAAGGGTGGCTTCACCTTCGATAATGTGACTTCCGTCCGGGTGGAGCTGAATATGACCCGTGTGCGCAGCCATTTCGATAATCTGTTCAATGGACGCAGCAAAGAGGTGGAGCGCAGCACGAATCAGTTCTTTAACGACAACTGGCGCGAATCTTACGAGGCATTGAAGCCGCTTATTCTCGAAACTGTAGAGAACATATTCTTTGATGTAATGTCAAAGGTATTCCACCTGATACCGGCTAATTTCTTTATTGAGGATATTCCTACGCCGCAGCAGCTCTATGGCAAAGTGGGTgataaatcataa
- the LOC6630240 gene encoding uncharacterized protein: MNNIQIFNFLGLLLVSMLATLAVASNYLAEKPNFLTPCVLEDPNFNKCLATNLQGIFVQWKDGIPGTNTVGSMDPLFLKRVKFTQDANNAIALNADLQNVNVIGSSQLTIKEANYSPSKYVAKALIFVPKLRFEFDYKVKGHVLALNLNGQGKGYFESENVVVGLEIAVKARSAPEGTFADVQRVKVYFREIGSFHIKLKNLFGNNAELDRTAHTLFNENWRQFYDVLRPAIEQTFETVLLDRTKKIFAYVPATYFIHNFH; encoded by the exons AtgaataatatacaaatttttaatttcttgggCCTTTTACTGGTATCCATGCTGGCAACTCTTGCCGTGGCCTCCAATTATCTAGCCGAGAAAC CAAATTTTTTGACACCCTGCGTCTTGGAGGATCCCAATTTTAACAAATGCCTGGCGACCAATCTGCAAGGCATTTTCGTACAGTGGAAGGATGGTATACCCGGCACCAATACAGTGGGCTCCATGGACCCACTCTTTCTGAAGCGCGTCAAATTCACGCAGGATGCCAACAATGCCATTGCACTCAATGCGGACCTGCAGAATGTTAATGTGATAGGCAGCAGCCAGCTAACGATCAAGGAGGCCAA TTACAGCCCATCTAAATATGTAGCCAAAGCTCTGATATTTGTGCCCAAATTGCGATTCGAATTCGACTATAAGGTCAAGGGTCACGTGCTGGCCCTAAACCTAAATGGTCAGGGCAAGGGCTACTTTGAGTCTG AGAACGTTGTCGTCGGCCTGGAAATTGCAGTTAAAGCACGCAGCGCACCCGAAGGCACTTTTGCGGATGTGCAGCGTGTAAAAGTGTATTTCCGGGAAATCGGCAGCTTTCACATTAagctaaaaaatttgtttggcaaTAATGCAGAGCTAGATCGCACAGCCCATACGCTTTTCAATGAAAACTGGCGTCAGTTCTACGATGTACTCCGACCGGCCATTGAGCAGACCTTTGAGACGGTGTTGTTGGATCGTACCAAAAAGATATTTGCCTATGTGCCGGCCACCTACTTTATCCACAACTTTCACTGA